A single window of Chitinophaga sp. XS-30 DNA harbors:
- a CDS encoding RagB/SusD family nutrient uptake outer membrane protein codes for MKKIIAITGCILYMGIVLPACQKFTEITPKGANILNRVSDLDLLLNYNFSSGDANSAQAAFSANDVGNLVNDTYAYTTNIPSLITAQTQNLNYAYTVYDASIDRKTLAVTDAKYEKMYFIINNVCNVILRNADNASGDRQKASQYKAEAYILRAYMHYMLVNLYAKAYDPATAATDPGIPYVKEDNIISEPNRKSTVAEVYDNIQADIDAAFQLNSLPRIPVNNMRTGQAFAYGVKALVLLNMRKHTEALAAAGQSLSIDSVLHDDRLYAPVGTAAYVKPVMTPQENLFYMGAGGSPTVASPSIEITSHIYEPGNIVNSYVEPYYALDNPFSGIAGSKLWLSQGGVYAINTAGLTTSDTYLIQAECHARSGNLNEALRIINKIRERRIHPNDFTPVSANTTAGVMALLMRTSRIEFLYSMRNFFNIKRWNTEPDYQQTITRTVNGVTYSLAPDSPLWIFPFPQSATNYNNELTQNY; via the coding sequence ATGAAAAAGATCATCGCTATTACAGGATGTATATTATATATGGGCATCGTGCTGCCGGCCTGTCAGAAATTCACGGAGATCACGCCGAAAGGCGCCAACATACTCAACCGTGTGTCTGACCTCGACCTGCTGCTGAACTACAACTTCTCTTCCGGAGATGCGAACAGTGCGCAGGCGGCCTTCTCTGCCAATGATGTGGGCAACCTGGTAAACGATACCTATGCCTACACAACGAACATCCCGTCGCTCATCACTGCCCAAACACAGAATCTCAATTATGCATATACCGTGTATGATGCGTCCATAGACAGGAAAACGCTGGCTGTTACGGATGCGAAATATGAAAAGATGTATTTCATCATCAACAATGTATGCAACGTGATCCTCAGGAATGCCGACAATGCATCCGGCGACCGGCAGAAAGCCAGCCAATACAAGGCGGAAGCCTATATCCTCCGGGCCTACATGCACTACATGCTGGTCAATCTCTATGCAAAAGCCTATGATCCGGCCACTGCGGCTACAGACCCCGGCATTCCTTATGTAAAAGAAGATAATATCATCTCCGAGCCCAACAGGAAAAGCACCGTTGCAGAAGTTTACGACAACATTCAGGCTGATATAGATGCCGCTTTTCAACTGAACAGCCTACCCCGTATCCCTGTAAACAATATGCGCACAGGGCAGGCGTTCGCGTATGGCGTAAAAGCACTGGTACTGCTGAATATGCGCAAACATACGGAAGCACTGGCAGCTGCCGGCCAGAGCCTCAGCATCGATAGTGTTTTGCATGATGACCGGCTCTATGCGCCCGTGGGTACCGCTGCCTACGTCAAACCGGTGATGACACCGCAGGAGAACCTGTTCTACATGGGAGCAGGCGGCAGTCCCACCGTTGCATCGCCCAGTATCGAGATCACCAGCCATATTTACGAACCCGGCAACATCGTCAACAGCTATGTGGAGCCGTATTATGCGCTGGACAATCCGTTCAGCGGAATTGCAGGTTCAAAGCTGTGGCTGAGCCAGGGAGGGGTTTATGCGATCAATACCGCCGGCCTCACTACCAGCGACACTTATCTCATCCAGGCCGAATGCCATGCGCGTAGCGGAAACCTCAATGAAGCGCTGCGCATCATCAACAAGATCAGGGAAAGACGGATTCATCCGAACGACTTCACACCGGTGTCTGCCAATACAACAGCCGGAGTAATGGCCTTGCTGATGCGTACTTCCCGGATCGAATTCCTTTATAGCATGCGCAATTTCTTCAACATCAAACGCTGGAATACGGAACCGGACTACCAGCAGACCATAACCAGAACGGTGAACGGGGTAACTTATTCGCTGGCTCCGGATTCTCCGCTCTGGATCTTTCCCTTCCCGCAAAGCGCTACCAATTACAATAATGAACTGACCCAAAACTATTAG
- a CDS encoding TlpA disulfide reductase family protein — MLITKLTAALTLLTLTTQAQENFVINGKTGTGNAPGKAYLLYKNGRDIITDSADLHHGAFEFKGSLKEPTLARLIVDHKGIGFSNTPMNADMIMMYLEKGTIHINAADSVKKAKITGSAINDDHARYQAFIAGTGKEDLLTKEFEFIRANPDSYVSLYTLRAAAVPVIDVPVIEPLFNGLSKHLQSSVTGREFRELIDKKKALAIGQIAPGFTQNDVNGQPVSLSDFRGKYVLIDFWASWCGPCRAENPHLVKAYNRYKDKGFTVLGVSLDRPGKKEDWLKAIEKDGLTWTQLSDLQFWDNAVARQYGIKSVPQNFLLDKEGRILAVDLRGDALNETLSRLIN; from the coding sequence ATGCTTATCACTAAACTGACCGCAGCACTCACCCTGCTGACACTCACCACACAGGCACAGGAAAACTTCGTCATCAACGGTAAAACAGGCACCGGCAATGCGCCCGGGAAAGCCTACCTGCTATATAAAAATGGCCGGGACATCATCACCGATTCCGCGGACCTGCATCATGGCGCATTCGAATTCAAAGGCAGCCTGAAGGAACCTACCCTGGCCCGCCTGATCGTAGATCATAAAGGCATTGGTTTTTCCAACACACCCATGAACGCGGATATGATCATGATGTATCTCGAAAAAGGTACCATCCATATCAATGCGGCAGATTCCGTAAAAAAAGCGAAGATCACAGGCTCGGCCATTAATGACGATCATGCCCGTTACCAGGCATTCATTGCCGGCACGGGCAAGGAAGACCTCCTGACCAAAGAGTTTGAATTCATCAGGGCGAACCCTGATTCTTACGTCAGCCTTTATACCCTGCGCGCAGCAGCAGTGCCGGTGATAGACGTACCGGTGATAGAGCCGCTCTTCAATGGATTGAGCAAACACTTGCAATCGTCTGTTACAGGCCGGGAGTTCAGGGAACTGATCGACAAGAAAAAGGCATTGGCGATAGGACAAATCGCACCCGGCTTTACGCAGAATGATGTGAACGGCCAGCCGGTGAGCCTCTCGGATTTCAGAGGTAAATATGTGCTGATCGACTTCTGGGCCTCCTGGTGCGGCCCCTGCCGCGCTGAGAACCCTCACCTCGTGAAGGCTTACAACAGGTATAAAGACAAAGGATTTACCGTACTCGGCGTTTCGCTGGACAGGCCCGGCAAGAAAGAAGACTGGCTGAAGGCCATTGAAAAAGATGGACTGACCTGGACGCAGCTATCCGATCTTCAGTTCTGGGACAATGCGGTGGCCAGGCAATATGGTATCAAAAGCGTTCCCCAGAACTTCCTGCTGGATAAAGAAGGCCGTATCCTGGCCGTTGATCTGCGCGGAGATGCGCTGAATGAAACACTTTCCAGGCTGATCAACTGA
- a CDS encoding OmpA family protein, translating into MMKQQMISLAVAVLALTASSCNNQTRQPSAAEESGEKTVAATEEKKQPAGNDPAGAKTFDINTIPVSDKEIGEFPFFNFPEGLKATNRPIQRKYDVLYFPIDGVMTPIEGKVWKTYVSIAKGSDDEWSLPYFLKSYDEAIAAVGGVKIFDGKITNEEYERYHDQAEYLGEDGSIGYVGQRIVVYVIRRSDGRDVYIQMAGNTASGNLNILQKEGFKQTITMMKSDQIQQALDEKGKAVLYINFDVDKSTLKPDGKDAVAEIRKVLESTPSLKIAINGYTDNTGDDAHNKRLSNDRANTVMQALVAAGIDKARLSAEGFGSQNPLADNSSEEGKAKNRRVELVKM; encoded by the coding sequence ATGATGAAACAACAAATGATCTCTCTGGCAGTTGCCGTATTAGCATTGACTGCCTCCTCCTGTAACAATCAAACCAGGCAACCTTCCGCAGCAGAAGAATCCGGAGAAAAAACGGTGGCCGCAACCGAAGAAAAGAAACAGCCAGCCGGTAACGACCCCGCCGGTGCAAAAACGTTTGACATCAATACCATTCCTGTATCCGACAAGGAGATCGGAGAATTTCCCTTCTTCAACTTCCCGGAAGGCCTTAAAGCAACCAACCGCCCCATCCAGCGTAAATACGATGTGCTGTATTTTCCGATAGATGGCGTTATGACGCCGATAGAAGGCAAAGTTTGGAAAACGTATGTGTCTATAGCAAAGGGGTCTGATGACGAATGGTCCTTACCCTATTTTCTGAAAAGCTATGACGAAGCAATTGCCGCCGTTGGAGGAGTGAAGATCTTTGATGGTAAAATAACGAATGAGGAATATGAACGGTATCACGACCAGGCGGAATATCTGGGAGAAGATGGCTCCATTGGTTATGTTGGTCAAAGAATAGTCGTTTATGTGATTCGCCGGAGCGATGGCAGGGATGTCTATATTCAAATGGCCGGGAACACGGCTTCAGGCAACCTCAATATCCTGCAAAAGGAAGGCTTTAAACAAACCATCACCATGATGAAGTCTGACCAGATACAGCAAGCATTGGATGAAAAGGGGAAAGCCGTTCTTTATATCAATTTCGATGTAGATAAATCCACTTTAAAACCTGATGGAAAAGACGCCGTTGCTGAAATCAGAAAAGTGCTGGAAAGCACCCCCTCCCTCAAAATTGCCATTAATGGCTATACGGACAATACCGGTGACGATGCGCATAATAAACGGCTGTCAAACGACAGGGCTAACACGGTGATGCAGGCACTTGTTGCCGCGGGGATAGATAAGGCAAGACTGTCCGCCGAAGGGTTTGGCTCTCAAAACCCGCTTGCTGACAACTCATCTGAAGAAGGGAAGGCTAAAAACAGGAGAGTGGAGCTTGTTAAAATGTGA
- a CDS encoding nucleotidyl transferase AbiEii/AbiGii toxin family protein encodes MIKEWLESYNPANREEATSALREIMQEVGLAGLYRSGFFDKAAFYGGTALRIFYGLDRFSEDLDFSLLEEDAGFSFQPYMQAIISEFNAQGMQVSINEKVKSAQSNVESAFLKSETIWKELVLDSILPEQHLGQVARIKIKIEVDKKPPLGFATEEKLLTRPFSFYVKCFSLPDLFAGKMHALLFRKWQNNVKGRDWYDMEWYIRNGTPLNLSHFLLRAKGSGNWQEEVITEAQFRSLLKQKIDSVNMDRVKDGIRRFIRHPERLDVWSARYFHDLSAQLKLQA; translated from the coding sequence ATGATAAAAGAATGGCTCGAATCATATAACCCGGCCAACAGGGAAGAAGCAACATCTGCATTACGGGAGATCATGCAGGAGGTAGGCCTGGCTGGATTGTATCGCAGCGGATTCTTCGACAAAGCTGCTTTCTACGGAGGAACCGCTTTGCGGATTTTTTACGGGCTGGATCGTTTTTCTGAAGACCTCGATTTCTCTTTACTTGAGGAAGATGCCGGTTTTTCATTTCAACCGTATATGCAGGCTATTATTTCGGAATTTAATGCACAGGGCATGCAGGTGAGCATTAATGAAAAGGTAAAGTCTGCACAATCCAATGTAGAATCTGCGTTTCTGAAATCCGAAACGATCTGGAAGGAGTTGGTGCTTGATAGCATTTTGCCCGAACAACATTTAGGGCAGGTGGCCAGGATAAAAATCAAGATTGAGGTGGACAAAAAGCCTCCCTTAGGGTTTGCGACCGAAGAGAAGCTGCTGACCCGGCCATTTTCTTTTTATGTAAAGTGTTTTTCATTGCCAGACCTTTTTGCCGGTAAAATGCATGCACTCCTCTTTCGCAAATGGCAAAACAATGTCAAGGGGCGTGATTGGTACGATATGGAATGGTATATAAGAAATGGAACACCGCTCAACCTTTCTCACTTTCTGCTGCGCGCCAAAGGCAGCGGCAACTGGCAGGAAGAAGTGATTACGGAAGCACAATTCAGATCGTTGCTCAAACAAAAGATAGATTCGGTAAATATGGATCGGGTGAAGGATGGTATCCGTCGCTTTATCCGTCATCCGGAGCGGCTCGATGTTTGGTCGGCCAGGTATTTTCATGACCTTTCAGCGCAATTGAAGCTGCAGGCCTGA
- a CDS encoding DUF6194 family protein, whose translation MSIEEIKTHIFQNFEHVNIVEANGDLFFMYDNNDKFPFATIVTSDNEYDSTSNLNREGFFRLNVGLDGETFNSMFGGLTSEKGLEAYLNLGIDFTKEDTILPHPTYGAMYWVCVVNPSKETFESVKEYLALSYNKVAKKQ comes from the coding sequence ATGAGTATTGAAGAAATAAAAACACACATCTTTCAGAATTTTGAGCATGTCAATATTGTTGAAGCGAATGGTGACCTGTTTTTTATGTATGACAACAACGACAAGTTCCCCTTTGCAACGATCGTGACCAGCGATAATGAATACGACAGCACTTCAAACCTCAACCGGGAGGGTTTCTTTCGGCTAAACGTCGGGCTGGACGGCGAGACGTTCAATTCGATGTTTGGAGGACTGACCAGTGAAAAGGGACTTGAAGCTTACCTGAATTTGGGAATTGACTTTACAAAAGAAGACACGATACTGCCTCACCCCACTTATGGCGCGATGTACTGGGTTTGCGTGGTCAATCCATCGAAGGAGACGTTCGAATCGGTGAAGGAATACCTGGCCCTGTCCTATAATAAAGTCGCAAAAAAGCAATAA